From Candidatus Binataceae bacterium, the proteins below share one genomic window:
- a CDS encoding NAD(P)-dependent oxidoreductase has translation MRIFLAGATGAVGRRMLPLLRRAGHDVAGTTRSQAKAQSLRAAGIEPVVVDVYDADALCAAVAAARPDVIVHQLTDLPAALKAELMAEGLMRNARLRIEGTRNLVEAALRAGVRRMVAQSIAFVYAPGPEPHAESHPLLRGAEGVMHATMEGVTTLERLTTATPGLGGLVLRYGMFYGPGTGFDAPPRRPGVHVDAAAWAAVLALERGGPGVYNVADDDGAVSIAKARRELGWDPAFRLDNAVG, from the coding sequence ATGCGGATTTTCCTGGCCGGAGCGACGGGAGCGGTGGGACGCCGGATGCTGCCGCTGCTGCGGCGCGCAGGCCACGACGTCGCCGGCACAACGCGCTCGCAAGCGAAGGCGCAAAGCCTGCGCGCCGCCGGGATCGAGCCGGTGGTCGTCGATGTCTATGACGCCGACGCACTTTGCGCGGCGGTAGCGGCGGCGCGGCCCGACGTCATCGTCCATCAGTTAACCGACCTGCCTGCTGCTCTTAAGGCTGAGTTGATGGCTGAGGGGCTGATGCGCAACGCGCGACTGCGGATAGAGGGGACGCGCAACCTTGTCGAGGCGGCGCTGCGGGCGGGTGTGCGCCGGATGGTCGCGCAGAGTATCGCGTTCGTCTATGCGCCGGGCCCCGAACCGCATGCGGAGAGCCACCCGCTCCTACGGGGCGCCGAAGGCGTGATGCACGCGACGATGGAGGGCGTGACCACTCTTGAGCGGCTGACCACCGCGACGCCGGGACTCGGCGGCCTGGTCCTGCGCTACGGGATGTTCTACGGGCCGGGCACCGGATTCGACGCCCCGCCCCGGCGGCCCGGGGTGCACGTCGATGCGGCGGCGTGGGCGGCGGTGCTCGCGCTCGAGCGCGGCGGGCCCGGGGTCTACAACGTCGCCGACGACGACGGCGCGGTTTCGATCGCCAAGGCGCGCCGCGAGTTGGGCTGGGATCCCGCTTTCAGGCTCGACAACGCCGTCGGCTGA
- the larC gene encoding nickel pincer cofactor biosynthesis protein LarC, which produces MKTAYFDAFSGLSGDMIVGAMLDSGADFGELRAALGALPLEGWRVAVRRKTVSGISALKFEVEAAPLQPERHFDDIREIVERATTLERSVKDRALKIFAALAEAEAKVHRTSPAEVHFHEVGAVDAIIDVVGAAWCFERLAIGEAFVSGLPMGRGFVRSRHGVIPVPAPATAELLAGFEVRMGDGEAEMVTPTGAAIVCALARPAPAAMGLRVERVGYGAGTKDFADRPNVLRLMLGEREPQYEADELVEIQANIDDLNPQIYDHVVERLLETGARDVTLTPTIMKKGRPAITVAVLAEPSARERIAAVLFVETSTIGLRYHPVARLKLAREIIEVDTRWGRVRAKLSRGGETVTVAPEYDDCKRIARESNVALRAVLEEAHAAARRRIS; this is translated from the coding sequence GTGAAGACGGCTTACTTCGACGCATTCTCGGGGCTGAGCGGCGACATGATCGTCGGCGCGATGCTGGATAGCGGCGCCGACTTCGGCGAATTGCGGGCCGCGCTCGGCGCGCTGCCGCTCGAGGGCTGGCGCGTGGCAGTGCGACGCAAAACCGTGAGCGGAATCTCCGCGCTCAAGTTCGAGGTCGAGGCCGCGCCGCTCCAGCCCGAGCGCCATTTCGACGACATCCGCGAAATCGTCGAACGCGCGACCACGCTCGAGCGCAGCGTCAAGGATCGCGCCCTTAAGATCTTCGCCGCACTCGCCGAGGCCGAAGCCAAGGTCCATCGCACGAGCCCCGCCGAGGTTCACTTCCACGAAGTCGGCGCGGTGGATGCGATCATCGACGTGGTCGGCGCCGCCTGGTGCTTCGAGCGGCTCGCGATCGGCGAGGCGTTCGTCTCCGGGTTGCCGATGGGCCGCGGCTTCGTGCGCTCGCGCCACGGCGTAATCCCGGTGCCGGCGCCCGCGACGGCCGAGCTGCTCGCCGGTTTCGAGGTGCGGATGGGCGACGGCGAAGCCGAGATGGTCACGCCGACCGGCGCCGCGATCGTGTGCGCGCTGGCGCGGCCGGCGCCAGCCGCGATGGGGCTTAGAGTCGAGCGCGTCGGCTACGGCGCCGGAACCAAAGACTTCGCCGACCGGCCCAATGTGCTGCGTTTGATGCTCGGCGAGCGCGAGCCGCAGTACGAGGCCGACGAGCTCGTCGAAATCCAGGCCAATATCGACGACCTCAATCCACAGATATACGATCACGTCGTCGAGCGGCTGCTCGAGACCGGGGCGCGCGACGTGACGCTAACGCCCACGATCATGAAGAAGGGCCGCCCCGCGATCACGGTCGCGGTGCTCGCGGAGCCCTCCGCGCGCGAGCGGATCGCCGCGGTGCTCTTCGTCGAAACCTCCACCATCGGCCTGCGCTACCATCCGGTGGCCCGGCTCAAGCTCGCGCGCGAGATCATCGAGGTGGACACCCGATGGGGTCGCGTGCGGGCCAAGCTATCGCGCGGCGGCGAGACGGTCACGGTCGCGCCGGAGTACGACGATTGCAAACGGATCGCGCGCGAAAGCAACGTTGCGCTGCGCGCGGTGCTCGAGGAGGCGCACGCGGCGGCGCGCCGGCGGATCTCCTGA
- a CDS encoding DUF4352 domain-containing protein produces MEPGRGARFVLITHTVVNHGTNYIAVNPLTLRLVTADRTRYDVDLPATYALRMERMIGASGDGSGGELAGGGSGTYVVVFRVPDDVARGKLSVVIRGRASVEVD; encoded by the coding sequence ATGGAGCCGGGGCGCGGCGCCCGCTTCGTCTTGATCACTCACACTGTTGTCAACCACGGCACGAACTACATTGCGGTGAATCCCCTGACGCTGCGCCTGGTGACCGCCGATCGCACACGGTACGACGTCGATCTGCCCGCAACTTACGCGCTCAGGATGGAGCGCATGATCGGAGCTTCGGGCGACGGCAGCGGTGGCGAGTTGGCCGGCGGCGGCTCCGGCACCTACGTCGTGGTCTTCCGCGTGCCCGACGATGTCGCGCGCGGAAAGCTCAGCGTCGTAATTCGCGGCCGCGCAAGCGTCGAAGTGGACTAG
- a CDS encoding UTP--glucose-1-phosphate uridylyltransferase, with product MKVRKAVIVAAGLGTRMLPASKVIPKEILPVVDRPAIQVVVEEAVASGIEEVVIVVAPGRTLVLDHFEPAVELERHLEERGKYDLLAMVRATNPAVRITPATQERPLGLGHAVLQARAAVGDEPFAVILPDDIFDADPPCLRQLIAVAEERDAPVVALMRVAHADISKYGIVEATTAGERLYRLHGMVEKPEPAKAPSNFAIMGRYVLTPEVFELLAAGKPGAGGELQLTDALRALSQRRAMYGYEVIGTRYDLGDRFGFLAAQVGFGLKRPEVADRLRAYLRSVVST from the coding sequence ATGAAAGTCCGCAAAGCCGTGATCGTGGCGGCCGGGCTCGGCACGCGCATGCTGCCCGCCTCCAAGGTCATCCCCAAGGAGATCCTGCCGGTCGTCGATCGCCCGGCTATCCAGGTCGTGGTCGAGGAGGCAGTCGCTTCGGGCATCGAGGAGGTCGTCATCGTGGTCGCGCCCGGGCGCACGCTCGTGCTGGACCACTTCGAGCCCGCCGTCGAACTGGAGCGCCATCTTGAGGAGCGCGGCAAGTACGATCTGCTCGCGATGGTGCGGGCGACCAATCCGGCCGTGCGCATCACGCCCGCAACTCAGGAACGGCCGCTCGGCCTGGGCCATGCCGTGCTCCAGGCGCGCGCGGCGGTCGGCGACGAACCGTTCGCGGTGATCCTGCCCGACGATATCTTCGACGCCGACCCGCCCTGCCTGCGCCAGCTGATCGCGGTGGCCGAGGAACGCGACGCGCCGGTGGTCGCGCTGATGCGCGTAGCGCATGCCGACATCTCGAAGTACGGAATCGTCGAGGCGACCACCGCCGGCGAGCGGCTGTACCGACTGCATGGGATGGTGGAGAAGCCGGAACCGGCCAAGGCGCCGAGCAACTTCGCGATCATGGGCCGCTACGTGCTGACGCCCGAGGTTTTCGAGCTGCTCGCTGCGGGCAAGCCGGGCGCGGGCGGCGAGCTCCAACTCACCGACGCGCTGCGTGCGCTCAGCCAGCGGCGGGCGATGTACGGTTACGAGGTCATCGGCACGCGCTACGACCTCGGCGACCGCTTCGGCTTCCTCGCCGCGCAGGTGGGCTTCGGATTGAAACGGCCGGAGGTCGCTGATAGGTTGCGAGCCTATCTCCGAAGCGTGGTTTCGACCTAG
- a CDS encoding radical SAM protein, with product MAGERLRVNEIFFSIQGESTWAGRPCAFLRLTGCNLRCVWCDTEYAFYEGRTMTVEEAAARLLEYGCELVEITGGEPLLQPGVYPLVARLLASGRTVLIETSGASDVSRLDPRVVKVMDLKCPGSGESARNLWRNLEYLTPRDEVKFVIADRADYEWARGVIGEHRLAARVNAVLMGCVFGRLDPARLAGWILADRLPVRMQLQMHKHIWPPQARGV from the coding sequence ATGGCGGGCGAACGGCTGCGCGTCAACGAGATCTTCTTCAGCATCCAGGGCGAATCGACCTGGGCCGGGCGCCCGTGCGCTTTCCTGCGGCTGACCGGATGCAACCTGCGATGCGTCTGGTGCGACACCGAGTACGCCTTCTACGAGGGGCGGACGATGACGGTCGAGGAGGCCGCCGCGCGCCTGCTCGAGTACGGATGCGAGCTGGTCGAGATCACCGGCGGCGAGCCGCTGCTCCAGCCCGGCGTCTATCCGCTCGTCGCGCGCCTGCTCGCCTCCGGCCGCACGGTGCTGATCGAGACCTCGGGCGCGAGCGACGTGAGCCGGCTTGACCCGCGGGTGGTCAAGGTGATGGACCTCAAGTGCCCGGGTAGCGGCGAGTCGGCGCGCAACCTCTGGCGCAACCTCGAGTATCTGACGCCGCGCGACGAGGTGAAGTTCGTAATCGCCGACCGCGCCGACTACGAATGGGCGCGCGGCGTTATTGGCGAACACCGGCTGGCGGCGCGCGTCAACGCAGTGCTGATGGGCTGCGTGTTCGGACGGCTCGACCCGGCGCGGCTGGCCGGATGGATTCTGGCCGACCGGCTGCCGGTGCGGATGCAGCTCCAGATGCACAAACACATCTGGCCCCCGCAGGCGCGTGGGGTCTGA
- a CDS encoding 4-hydroxyphenylacetate 3-hydroxylase N-terminal domain-containing protein, whose translation MLTGDQYKKSLNDGRATYFEGSRIEDLVGHPILGQSVEQVARGYDRWYQPGKDARNPLMSVPRSADELRARIPMQHGADILSLVTYQSLMTLATAAARIGEALPEFARRIRDYVDKAQLADIRIVECITDAKGNRSLPPAQQDDPDAYTHVVDRTEEGVVIRGAKLHITGASLAHELMVIPTKAMHRGEESYAIACMVPVNAPGVKIVNTSYAPRHEDARTFPFSARVHMPEGFVIFDDVFVPNARVMLDGQTEHAAVFAHSLGLWERLGGLSDMAEQADQLVGFAQLIAEANGLAAVSHVREKISEMIIHATLVRATLEAALGNCEMSADGTAFPNELFTNAGKYHAAANYNMMVRHLHDISGGSVLTAPAVSDLENEATGALVRKYMSTGKGVDGEYRLRLFHAIRDLTADAFGGWRQVTNVQAGGGLYAQRIVTRRHYDLNGAKRKALATAGLAGDHAGAPRAEDKR comes from the coding sequence GTGCTTACCGGAGACCAGTACAAGAAGAGCCTCAACGACGGCCGAGCGACATATTTCGAAGGAAGCCGCATCGAGGACCTGGTTGGACACCCGATTCTGGGCCAGTCGGTGGAGCAGGTGGCCAGAGGTTACGACCGCTGGTATCAACCGGGCAAGGACGCGCGAAATCCGTTGATGTCGGTGCCGCGCTCGGCTGACGAGTTGCGCGCGCGAATCCCGATGCAGCACGGCGCCGATATCCTGTCGCTGGTCACCTACCAGTCGCTGATGACGCTGGCCACCGCGGCCGCCCGCATCGGCGAGGCGCTGCCCGAGTTCGCCCGGCGGATCCGCGACTACGTGGACAAGGCGCAGCTCGCCGACATCCGGATTGTCGAATGCATCACCGACGCGAAGGGCAACCGCAGTCTGCCGCCCGCGCAGCAGGACGACCCCGACGCGTACACGCACGTTGTCGATCGCACGGAGGAGGGCGTCGTTATTCGCGGCGCAAAGCTGCATATCACGGGCGCCTCGCTCGCGCATGAGTTGATGGTGATTCCGACCAAGGCGATGCACAGGGGCGAAGAGAGCTACGCCATCGCGTGCATGGTGCCGGTCAACGCGCCCGGGGTTAAAATCGTCAACACCAGTTACGCGCCGCGCCACGAGGATGCACGAACCTTCCCCTTCTCCGCGCGCGTGCACATGCCGGAAGGTTTTGTAATCTTCGACGACGTCTTCGTGCCCAATGCGCGCGTGATGCTTGACGGGCAGACCGAACACGCTGCGGTGTTCGCGCACTCGCTCGGCCTCTGGGAGCGGCTGGGCGGCCTCTCCGACATGGCCGAGCAGGCGGATCAACTCGTCGGCTTTGCGCAGTTAATCGCGGAGGCAAACGGCCTGGCCGCCGTCTCTCACGTGCGCGAGAAAATCTCCGAGATGATCATCCATGCGACGCTGGTGCGCGCGACGCTCGAGGCCGCGCTCGGCAATTGCGAGATGAGCGCGGACGGGACCGCTTTTCCCAACGAGTTGTTCACCAACGCCGGCAAGTACCACGCCGCCGCGAACTACAACATGATGGTGCGGCATCTGCACGACATTTCCGGCGGATCGGTCCTCACCGCGCCCGCGGTAAGCGACCTTGAAAACGAGGCCACCGGTGCGCTGGTGCGCAAGTACATGAGCACCGGCAAGGGGGTGGACGGCGAGTATCGCCTGCGCCTGTTTCACGCGATCCGCGACTTGACCGCTGACGCTTTCGGCGGATGGCGCCAGGTGACCAACGTGCAGGCCGGCGGCGGGCTGTACGCGCAGCGCATCGTCACCCGCCGGCACTACGACCTCAACGGCGCGAAGCGCAAGGCGCTCGCGACCGCCGGGCTCGCCGGGGATCACGCAGGCGCGCCCCGCGCGGAAGACAAACGGTAG
- a CDS encoding carboxyl transferase domain-containing protein — MFKRVLIANRGEIAIRVARAAAALGMESVSVYAPADALSLHTRVTTESRPLGSRTPSNDPVRAYLDAEALIEAAQAARCDCIHPGYGLLSENSGFAERCLREGIAFVGPRPETLSLFGDKIRARELARSLGVPIVPGSQRAATNVEEAMAVAEEIGYPVMLKAAAGGGGRGIRTVGCAEEMAAAFARCQSEALAAFGNGSVFVEKLIARPRHIEVQILADGHGDVVHLYDRDCSVQLRNQKLVEIAPAPALEAGLRGRVLEDAVRLARAAGYVNAGTVEFLVSPERGEHFFIESNPRIQVEHTVTEQVTGIDLVESQFRIAAGEPLKNLGIPHQAAIEARGFAVQARIVASGNGVLTAYKEPAGPGVRVDSCGYLGYAPPPQFDPMFAKLICKSNSTHSLSSALDRALRALEEFHIAGLPTNLHQLRAVLAHPAVRAGDARTTFFADQFSPGTTVRAHGSSGPLALLEQQATLLGGGKAALTVFSAQSASASPGLAVPAGETGVESPMAGAIIELPVSAGAMVEADATLMVISAMKMETAIVAPCAGVVTEIQPAAIGATVTAGQIIATIAPAAGDANAIVPPRDGDEAWAPMLADVRALQTLAHRRFAPDSQDPGVVRQRSRGKLTCRERIDLLLDPGSFREIGSIAGFADYDQDGRVAGFTPANHVGGWGKVEGRTVVVCADDFTSRGGHADGAIMGKSAHLDRLSIDFRCPSIRLLDGSSGGGSVAAMVPRQRTAGESQAQESFGAIVAGRPRVSGGGGSFLPGHLGSTMYVAQLSQVPVVNVLLGSVVGIGAAKAVLGHFSVMVRDIAQLFVAGPPVVRHAMGYDITKEELGGWHIHCRNGSVDNLAESEEEAAAMVKRFLAYLPSSVYEAPPVVAPDPGDPADRREEELLTIIPRKRSATFDMRRAIRLMADRGSFFEIGSLWGTDQIIGFVRFNGYPMGVIASDCRHVNGGALTADGCDKLKRHVDLCDLFHLPILNLVDNPGFAVGLEHELAGTIRKGGEWMIAFAQAAVPIFTVIMRRSFGVAGNNYATPRGGASARVVWPAADVGGIPPEGGIEAAYKRQLAEAADPAALRAEISARIESARGPIGPLNRFEMEEMIDPRDTRRWICEWVENAYRIVSQPGFLGPRAIQFRP, encoded by the coding sequence TTGTTCAAGCGCGTATTGATTGCCAATCGGGGTGAAATAGCAATCCGCGTCGCGCGCGCGGCGGCGGCGCTGGGCATGGAATCGGTCAGCGTATATGCACCGGCCGACGCGCTCTCGCTTCACACTCGTGTCACAACCGAGTCGCGTCCGCTCGGCTCGCGGACGCCGTCGAACGATCCGGTACGCGCCTATCTCGACGCCGAAGCTCTGATCGAAGCCGCCCAGGCGGCGCGCTGCGATTGCATACATCCCGGCTACGGCCTGCTGTCCGAAAACTCCGGTTTCGCCGAGCGATGCCTCCGGGAGGGCATCGCGTTCGTCGGCCCGCGACCCGAAACGCTGTCGCTGTTTGGCGATAAGATCAGGGCGCGCGAGCTGGCTCGCTCGCTAGGTGTTCCAATCGTTCCGGGTAGCCAGCGGGCGGCGACTAACGTCGAAGAGGCGATGGCGGTCGCCGAAGAGATCGGCTACCCGGTGATGCTCAAGGCGGCGGCGGGCGGCGGTGGCCGCGGCATCCGCACCGTCGGATGCGCGGAGGAGATGGCGGCGGCGTTCGCCCGCTGCCAGAGCGAGGCGCTGGCCGCGTTCGGCAACGGCTCGGTGTTTGTCGAAAAGCTCATCGCGCGCCCCCGCCACATCGAGGTCCAGATCCTCGCCGACGGACACGGCGATGTCGTGCACCTGTACGACCGCGACTGTTCGGTCCAGCTTCGGAACCAGAAGCTCGTCGAGATCGCGCCGGCGCCGGCGCTGGAGGCCGGATTGCGCGGGCGTGTGCTTGAAGACGCCGTCCGCCTCGCGCGCGCGGCTGGCTACGTAAACGCGGGCACGGTCGAGTTCCTGGTCAGTCCCGAGCGCGGCGAACATTTTTTCATCGAGAGCAATCCTCGAATCCAGGTCGAGCACACAGTCACCGAACAGGTGACGGGCATCGACCTCGTCGAGTCGCAGTTCCGGATCGCCGCGGGCGAGCCGCTCAAGAACCTGGGGATTCCTCATCAGGCCGCGATCGAAGCGCGTGGGTTTGCGGTGCAGGCGCGTATCGTGGCGAGCGGCAACGGCGTGCTGACCGCGTACAAGGAACCGGCGGGGCCCGGAGTGCGGGTCGATTCCTGCGGCTACCTGGGCTACGCGCCGCCGCCGCAATTCGATCCCATGTTCGCCAAGCTCATCTGCAAGTCAAACTCGACGCATTCGCTGTCGTCGGCGCTCGATCGCGCCCTGCGCGCGCTGGAGGAGTTCCACATCGCGGGCCTGCCCACTAATCTTCATCAGTTGCGCGCCGTCCTCGCCCATCCAGCGGTCCGCGCGGGCGATGCGCGTACCACTTTTTTTGCCGACCAATTCAGTCCCGGCACGACTGTCCGCGCGCACGGATCCTCAGGACCGCTGGCGCTGCTCGAACAGCAGGCGACACTGCTCGGCGGCGGCAAAGCCGCGCTCACCGTCTTCAGCGCGCAATCGGCGTCGGCGTCGCCCGGCCTCGCCGTACCCGCCGGCGAGACGGGGGTCGAAAGCCCCATGGCGGGCGCGATCATCGAACTGCCGGTATCAGCCGGAGCCATGGTCGAGGCCGACGCGACGCTGATGGTCATCAGCGCAATGAAGATGGAGACGGCGATCGTGGCGCCGTGCGCCGGCGTCGTGACCGAGATCCAACCGGCCGCGATTGGCGCCACGGTCACCGCCGGACAGATTATCGCCACAATCGCACCGGCCGCTGGCGACGCCAACGCAATCGTGCCACCGCGCGACGGTGACGAGGCGTGGGCGCCGATGCTTGCCGATGTGCGCGCCTTGCAGACGCTCGCCCATCGCCGCTTCGCGCCCGATTCCCAGGATCCCGGCGTCGTGCGACAACGCAGTCGCGGCAAGCTGACCTGCCGCGAACGGATCGACCTGCTGCTCGACCCCGGCAGCTTCCGCGAGATCGGCAGTATCGCGGGCTTCGCCGACTACGACCAGGACGGGCGGGTCGCCGGCTTCACGCCCGCCAACCATGTCGGCGGATGGGGCAAGGTCGAGGGCCGGACGGTCGTGGTCTGCGCCGACGATTTCACCTCGCGCGGCGGCCATGCCGACGGCGCGATCATGGGCAAGAGTGCCCATCTCGACCGGCTCTCGATCGACTTTCGATGCCCGTCGATCCGCCTGCTCGACGGCTCGTCAGGCGGCGGCAGCGTGGCCGCGATGGTGCCGCGGCAGCGGACGGCCGGCGAGAGCCAGGCACAGGAAAGTTTTGGCGCGATCGTGGCCGGTCGGCCGCGCGTCTCTGGCGGGGGCGGGTCGTTCCTGCCGGGCCATCTCGGAAGCACAATGTACGTGGCTCAGCTTAGCCAGGTGCCGGTAGTCAATGTACTGCTCGGTAGCGTAGTTGGTATTGGCGCCGCGAAGGCCGTGCTCGGCCATTTCTCGGTGATGGTGCGCGACATAGCTCAGTTGTTCGTGGCCGGACCGCCGGTCGTAAGACACGCGATGGGCTACGACATTACCAAGGAAGAGTTGGGCGGCTGGCATATCCACTGCCGCAACGGCTCCGTTGACAATCTCGCCGAGTCGGAAGAAGAGGCGGCGGCGATGGTCAAGCGGTTCCTCGCCTACCTCCCGTCCAGCGTATACGAAGCGCCGCCGGTTGTGGCGCCGGACCCCGGCGATCCCGCCGACCGCCGCGAGGAGGAGCTGCTCACCATCATCCCGCGCAAGCGCAGCGCGACTTTCGACATGCGCCGGGCGATCCGGCTGATGGCTGATCGCGGCTCGTTCTTCGAAATCGGCTCGCTATGGGGGACGGACCAGATCATCGGCTTCGTGCGCTTCAACGGTTATCCGATGGGCGTCATCGCCTCCGACTGCCGGCACGTCAATGGCGGCGCGCTCACCGCCGACGGCTGCGACAAGCTCAAGCGCCACGTTGACCTGTGCGATCTGTTTCACCTGCCGATCCTTAACCTGGTCGATAACCCGGGCTTCGCGGTCGGCCTCGAGCACGAGCTAGCCGGTACGATCCGCAAGGGCGGCGAGTGGATGATCGCCTTCGCGCAGGCCGCAGTACCGATCTTCACGGTAATCATGCGCCGCAGCTTTGGAGTAGCAGGTAACAACTACGCAACGCCGCGCGGCGGCGCCAGCGCGCGAGTGGTGTGGCCCGCCGCCGACGTCGGCGGCATCCCGCCCGAAGGCGGCATCGAGGCCGCCTACAAGCGCCAGCTAGCCGAGGCCGCCGACCCCGCAGCGCTAAGGGCCGAGATCAGCGCGCGTATCGAAAGCGCGCGCGGCCCGATCGGCCCGCTCAACCGGTTCGAGATGGAGGAGATGATCGACCCGCGCGACACCCGGCGTTGGATATGCGAATGGGTAGAGAATGCCTATCGTATCGTCTCGCAGCCGGGCTTCCTGGGACCGCGAGCAATACAATTCAGGCCGTAG
- a CDS encoding LLM class flavin-dependent oxidoreductase: MKIGASFFCQNYFRAQKPDWQVYQDDLTLADMVEPLGFDSIWAVEHHFSPYTMIPDVLQFLTYMAGRTRRVGLGSMVVVLPWHDPVRVAEQIAMLDIYCGDRELTLGLGRGSGRIEYEGFRVPMSESRERFVEAAEILRLALTQERFSYNGKYNQIPDMSIRPQPRRHNLTERFYGAIVSPETGDIMAKQGMGMLVIPQKAWADHKSDYDHFKASCAKFGHAPKKPIVVCFVYCAETEREAAAGAERYMGNYADTAIRHYEYDEPEHFRNTKGYEYHTKMAEAGRDRPQDFRNLFTKTQVFGTPERCAETLRTIADTMEAEEFVGVFKYSDMSLDVAQRNMKLFATEVLPHIKSGTSPSIQSAAAGGR; the protein is encoded by the coding sequence ATGAAGATTGGAGCCTCATTCTTCTGCCAGAACTATTTTCGAGCGCAGAAGCCGGACTGGCAGGTTTACCAGGACGACCTGACCCTGGCGGACATGGTCGAGCCGCTCGGTTTCGATTCGATCTGGGCCGTCGAGCATCACTTCTCGCCCTACACGATGATTCCCGACGTGCTGCAATTCCTGACCTACATGGCGGGGCGCACCAGGCGGGTCGGCCTGGGCTCGATGGTCGTGGTGCTGCCATGGCATGACCCGGTGCGAGTGGCCGAGCAGATTGCCATGCTCGACATCTACTGCGGCGATCGCGAACTGACACTGGGACTCGGGCGCGGCTCGGGCCGGATCGAGTACGAAGGCTTTCGCGTGCCGATGTCGGAGTCGCGGGAGCGCTTCGTCGAGGCGGCCGAAATCTTACGGCTGGCGCTGACTCAGGAGCGCTTCTCGTATAACGGAAAGTACAATCAAATTCCCGATATGAGTATCCGGCCGCAGCCGCGGCGCCATAATCTGACCGAGCGCTTTTACGGGGCGATTGTGTCGCCCGAGACCGGTGACATCATGGCGAAGCAGGGCATGGGCATGCTTGTGATCCCGCAAAAGGCATGGGCCGATCACAAGTCGGACTACGATCACTTCAAAGCATCATGCGCCAAGTTCGGCCATGCCCCGAAAAAGCCGATCGTCGTATGCTTCGTGTACTGCGCGGAGACCGAACGCGAAGCGGCGGCGGGCGCGGAAAGATACATGGGCAACTATGCCGACACCGCGATTCGGCACTACGAGTACGACGAACCCGAACATTTTCGAAATACCAAAGGTTACGAATACCACACGAAAATGGCCGAAGCGGGCCGAGACAGGCCTCAGGACTTCCGCAACCTGTTCACCAAGACCCAGGTATTCGGCACGCCCGAGCGATGCGCCGAGACGCTGCGCACGATCGCGGACACTATGGAGGCCGAAGAGTTCGTCGGCGTGTTCAAGTATTCCGACATGTCGCTCGATGTTGCGCAGCGCAATATGAAGTTGTTCGCGACCGAGGTCTTGCCGCATATCAAGAGCGGAACCTCGCCGTCGATCCAGAGCGCAGCGGCCGGCGGGCGCTAG
- a CDS encoding cupin domain-containing protein, with the protein MSLPQDISPCNSQIMDSLTRASQMEWIPMPDDPERAFMKILWTGSESGAWAVLLRWLKGYTAPAHKHLSGAHTFVLSGKLQVRTGILQAGDYLYEANGMVHGATTALEDTEYLFICNGPVLFFDENKFTSYLGWEELRRIQEAMPRRSAA; encoded by the coding sequence ATGTCGCTTCCGCAGGACATCAGCCCGTGCAACAGCCAAATAATGGATTCGCTGACCCGGGCTTCGCAGATGGAATGGATTCCCATGCCCGACGACCCCGAGCGGGCGTTCATGAAGATCCTGTGGACCGGATCGGAGTCCGGCGCGTGGGCAGTCCTGCTGCGCTGGCTCAAGGGCTACACGGCGCCGGCGCACAAGCACCTCAGCGGCGCTCACACCTTCGTGCTGTCGGGCAAGCTCCAGGTGCGCACCGGAATCCTTCAGGCCGGGGATTACCTTTACGAGGCCAACGGCATGGTGCACGGGGCAACCACCGCGCTCGAAGACACCGAGTATCTGTTCATCTGCAACGGCCCGGTGTTGTTCTTCGACGAGAACAAGTTCACCTCGTATCTCGGCTGGGAAGAGCTTCGAAGAATTCAGGAAGCGATGCCGCGACGTTCGGCCGCCTGA
- the dksA gene encoding RNA polymerase-binding protein DksA, producing MRQRELNFFRRLLEDRKREILEEAERALGALNTKSEEACADPTDRASLESDRAFLLRMRDRERKLLSKIDEAFARIEGGSYGLCEECGDQIGIERLRARPVTTLCISCKSAQEARERQGFTR from the coding sequence ATGAGGCAAAGGGAGCTTAATTTTTTCCGCCGCCTGCTCGAGGACCGCAAGCGCGAGATTCTGGAGGAAGCCGAGCGAGCGCTTGGTGCGCTCAACACCAAGTCCGAGGAGGCCTGCGCCGACCCCACCGATCGCGCCTCGCTCGAATCCGACCGTGCCTTCCTGCTCAGGATGCGCGATCGCGAGCGCAAGCTGCTGAGCAAGATCGACGAAGCCTTCGCGCGCATCGAGGGCGGCAGCTACGGCCTGTGCGAGGAATGCGGGGATCAGATCGGAATCGAGCGGCTGCGGGCGCGTCCGGTGACCACGCTGTGCATCAGTTGCAAGTCGGCGCAGGAGGCGCGCGAGCGCCAAGGTTTCACCCGCTGA